The DNA window TATTGGATTAAGAAGAGAGTTCCACCAAATTCCTGAACCTAGTTTAGAAGAGTATCAAACTTCTAAAAGAATTCAAGAGGAATTAGATAAATTAGGAGTTAAATATAAAGTAGTTGCTAAAACAGGAGTTGTAGCAGAAATTGGAGGAAAACAACCTGGTAAAGTTGTAGCTTTAAGAGCTGATATAGATGCTCTACAAGTTACTGAGTGTACTGGTGTAGATTATGCATCTAAACATAATGGAATGATGCATGCTTGTGGACATGATGGACATGCTTCTATGCTTTTAGGAGCTGCTAAAATTTTAAAAGAAATTGAAAATGATATAAAAGGAACTGTAAAACTTTACTTTCAACCTGGAGAAGAGGTTGCACAAGGAGCAAAATTAATGTTACAAGAGGAACCTTTAAAAGGAGTAGCTGATGGTTGCTTTGCTATCCATCTTTGGGCTGATATTCCTGTAGGAAAAATTTCAGTAGAAGAAGGACCTAGAATGGCTTCAGCAGATCTTTTAAAAATAGAGATAAAAGGTAAAGGAGGTCATGGTTCTCTACCACATCAAGCTATTGATTCTGTTGTTGTAGGTTCAGCTGTAGTTATGAATTTACAATCTATAGTTAGTAGAGAGATAAGCCCATTAGAATCTGCAGTTGTTACTATAGGATCTTTCCATTCTGGAACTAGATTTAATGTTATATCAAATCAAGCAACTTTAGAGGGAACTGTTAGAGCTTTTAGTAAAGAAACTTGTAAAAATATTGAAAATGCTATAAGAAGAATTGTTAAATCTACTTGTGAAACTTATAGAGCAGAAGGAGAAGTATTCTATAATTATGGAACTACTCCAGTTATAAATGATCCTATTTGCTCTAAGATAGCAGAAGGAGCAGTTGAAAAACTTTTAGGTAAAGATGGAATTTATAAATTTGAAAAAATAACAGGTGGTGAAGATTTCTGTTATTTCTTAGATGAAGTTCCTGGAGTATTAGCTTTTGTAGGTATTAAAAATCCTGATAAAGGAGCTAATTATCCTCATCACCATGAAAAATTTAATATGGATGAAGATGGATTAGTACATGGAATGGGATTATATGCTCAATTTGCTCTAGATTTTTTAAATAAGTAAAAAAATAATTAATAAAGGGAGTTTTTAAAGACTCCCTTTTTTTATTTGGTTTTTAGTTTAAGAATATGAAGCTTAATATCTCAATATTTCTTCAATATCTAATATTTCATTTTTTAAATATGCTTTATATATTTTTTCTGAATTTAATCTAATTACTTTTATTTCCTTTTCTTTAAAAATATCAAATTTTATAATTCCAACTAGTTTATTATCAATCTCTTGACTTGGATATATAAAAGCATTATAAATATCTTTATTTTCTAAAGATTTTTCTAAAGACTTTTCATATAAAAATTGTTTTCCTATATCTGAAACTCCAGGAGCTCCACTTATTAAATGTCCCTCATCATTAAACTCTATACTATAATACTTAGCATCCAAAATATAAAATTTATTTTTCCTTAAATAAGTTATATCAGGAATTAAAGTTGAAACTTCTGTAATTGTATTACTTTTATATTCTATCCACTTAGGTTTCGGGATTCTATTCTTATAATTTTTATCATTTCCAAATACTTCTTGACAAACAACTTCCCATACATTATAAAAGTTTTTAGTTCCATAAAGAACTATTCCTTCCATAAAAAAATGCTTCTCTTCTTCCAATATACCTTTTAAAAGTCTTAAAAGTTCTATTTTTCTTTCAGAAAAAACATTCATTAGTTCCATATCTATTTTTTGAACATTGTCCTCAAGTTTATCAATTTTTTCTTCCATAAAAAAATCTAATTCAATTTGTAAATTTTTAATAAAATCTAATTTTTTAAAATATTTTACTGCTTTAATTAAAAGATATTTTTGAATATTTTTTATTTGATTTTCCTTCTCATTTTCATCTTCATTTGTATAGTAATTTAAATAGACAATATTTTTGCTAACTATTCCTTCTAATTCATTTACTGTTCTTTCCCAATCTATCTCCCCATCTCCACATAATTCTTGAACTCCAGATTCTCTTTCATATAATCCATACTCAATATAATCTTCTACTAATTCTTTGTATAAAGAAAATAAGTTAAAAATTTTTTCATCACTTAAATGAGATTTTTCATTTAAATAAGTTCTTATTAATGAACTTTGAGAATATTTTTCTAAAACTTCAAATAGTAAAGTTGTATATTTTTGATTTTCAAAGGTTTCCTTTCTACTTTCTTTTAATATTTTTTTATATTTTGGAAAAACTATAATTACTTTATCTTTCAAGGCTATCATTCCAACAAATGCAAATATTCCCTCTCTATCATTTAATAAAATAATTATTTTATTTTCTAGTAAATATTTTACCTCATTATTTTCACTAAAATCTCCAAAAATACTATTTAAATCTATTTTTTGAAATTCCTTAAAATATAATTTTTCCATTCTTCTTCCTTTTATTTTATATTTTCTAATCTTTCCAAAAATTCATTTGAAAAAATCTCTTTTCCTTCTTCATAATTTATTATTAATTTAGAAAAACTCAAAATATTTTCTTTAAAAAGTTTTTTTCTTATACTTATCTTATGTTTTAAAACATCGTCAAAAATATACATCATTAACTTATTTAAAAATGTTTCTTCTTCTAAAATATCTTCACTAAATTCTTCATCTTTTATAAAAAATGGTGCTATTAATCTATCTTCATAAATTCCATTTTCTAATAAAAAATCATTTAAATTATTTCTAAATAAATTCCAAGATATTATTTTTTCATTTTCTCCTTTTTTTACTTGTATCTTATAGTTTTCATTCAACTCTTTTTCATTTTGATTTAAACGAATATATTCAAAACTCCATCTTCTTTTAAAAGCTGTATCTAATGGATATACTCCTTGGTCTGCATTATTCATTGTTGCCCAAATATATAAGTTTCTAGGTATATATAATCCTTCTTCTGAAATTTTTTCTAAAATCTCTTGATTATCTTCTAACTCTTCCACTAAATATTTCTTTTGTTCTTCTGAAATTGAGATTTTATATTTACTCTCTCCCTCTTCATTTCTATCTAATAATTGAAATATATTTCCAAAGACTTTGTCTGCCTTTGCTCTGTTTATCTCCTCTATTATCAATAAATAATCTGTATCTTCATTTTTATATGCTTTTACTAATTGTAACATAAAAGGACCTGGAATATATTTATAAACTATGTTTGTTTCATCTAAACTATGTGGAACAGGCTTATATGCTCCAACAAATTGACCATAGGTATATCCATCATAAAAAGTTACTCTTTCCATTGTAGATATCTCTTTTTCTTCATATTCTCCTTTTTTATTTAAACACTCTTCTAAAAATATTTTTACTAGTTCATCATCTGCTCTACTTATTGTATTTCTTGGAAAATTTTTTCTGTATGATTTTAATTCTATCTCTTTAATATCATTCCATTTAACTTCAATATTATGATAATAATCTGTATTTTCTATGTCAATTATTCTCTGTTCTGTATAATTACCTATTACTTCTCCATACCCAACAATTTTTTTACTCGTTCCTCTTCTAACAATTAAGATATCTCCTTGTTTCATCTCTTTTGTCATATAATATAGAAAGGTTCCCGCAATTCCTCTTCCACCATATATCTTTTTTACTTCCTCATTTAATTGTTCTTTTGTTTTTGATTGTACTTCTTTTATTTCTTGCCATCCGATAGAAAAAACTCCTTTTTCTTTAAAATCATTATAATATCTATTATTTTCTCCACAAGTTACAAGCCAATATCTTTTTCCGTTAATATTTTCTTCATTTTTAATTGAAATATTTGTTCTAAATATCTCTCCCTCTTTTTCTAACATATAACTTTTTCCTGTTCCTGGAGCACCATATACTATCCTATTATATTTATATGATTTTTCTTCTCTATCTATAACTTTTATTTC is part of the uncultured Fusobacterium sp. genome and encodes:
- a CDS encoding LlaJI family restriction endonuclease, yielding MEKLYFKEFQKIDLNSIFGDFSENNEVKYLLENKIIILLNDREGIFAFVGMIALKDKVIIVFPKYKKILKESRKETFENQKYTTLLFEVLEKYSQSSLIRTYLNEKSHLSDEKIFNLFSLYKELVEDYIEYGLYERESGVQELCGDGEIDWERTVNELEGIVSKNIVYLNYYTNEDENEKENQIKNIQKYLLIKAVKYFKKLDFIKNLQIELDFFMEEKIDKLEDNVQKIDMELMNVFSERKIELLRLLKGILEEEKHFFMEGIVLYGTKNFYNVWEVVCQEVFGNDKNYKNRIPKPKWIEYKSNTITEVSTLIPDITYLRKNKFYILDAKYYSIEFNDEGHLISGAPGVSDIGKQFLYEKSLEKSLENKDIYNAFIYPSQEIDNKLVGIIKFDIFKEKEIKVIRLNSEKIYKAYLKNEILDIEEILRY
- a CDS encoding AAA family ATPase, which translates into the protein MRDITLKEIRENNKEKVIGEFLNNEGSVDYKRLIEEERKDIKNGLYVIINPETEEDLFAFYLKSLSLNIVIKTFCNGRENGLVTYNNIHKEIKKLYEDNENKRLLLTKIELDNLDEEINIIRKGISWRKTSIPIKKELNGEIKVIDREEKSYKYNRIVYGAPGTGKSYMLEKEGEIFRTNISIKNEENINGKRYWLVTCGENNRYYNDFKEKGVFSIGWQEIKEVQSKTKEQLNEEVKKIYGGRGIAGTFLYYMTKEMKQGDILIVRRGTSKKIVGYGEVIGNYTEQRIIDIENTDYYHNIEVKWNDIKEIELKSYRKNFPRNTISRADDELVKIFLEECLNKKGEYEEKEISTMERVTFYDGYTYGQFVGAYKPVPHSLDETNIVYKYIPGPFMLQLVKAYKNEDTDYLLIIEEINRAKADKVFGNIFQLLDRNEEGESKYKISISEEQKKYLVEELEDNQEILEKISEEGLYIPRNLYIWATMNNADQGVYPLDTAFKRRWSFEYIRLNQNEKELNENYKIQVKKGENEKIISWNLFRNNLNDFLLENGIYEDRLIAPFFIKDEEFSEDILEEETFLNKLMMYIFDDVLKHKISIRKKLFKENILSFSKLIINYEEGKEIFSNEFLERLENIK
- a CDS encoding M20 family metallopeptidase, giving the protein MNIKELAEKNRDYVIGLRREFHQIPEPSLEEYQTSKRIQEELDKLGVKYKVVAKTGVVAEIGGKQPGKVVALRADIDALQVTECTGVDYASKHNGMMHACGHDGHASMLLGAAKILKEIENDIKGTVKLYFQPGEEVAQGAKLMLQEEPLKGVADGCFAIHLWADIPVGKISVEEGPRMASADLLKIEIKGKGGHGSLPHQAIDSVVVGSAVVMNLQSIVSREISPLESAVVTIGSFHSGTRFNVISNQATLEGTVRAFSKETCKNIENAIRRIVKSTCETYRAEGEVFYNYGTTPVINDPICSKIAEGAVEKLLGKDGIYKFEKITGGEDFCYFLDEVPGVLAFVGIKNPDKGANYPHHHEKFNMDEDGLVHGMGLYAQFALDFLNK